Genomic window (Megamonas funiformis):
TATTTTACCTGTTTTAATCTTTCAGTTTGATCAGCAGTTATAAGTGCATTGATGATTTCATCAATTTCACCATTTAAAACAAAATCTAATTTATGAAGTGTAAGCCCAATACGGTGGTCTGTTACACGACCTTGAGGAAAGTTATATGTGCGGATACGTTCACTTCTATCGCCTGAACCTACTTGAGATTTTCTATCTGCTGCAATTTCATTATTTTGTGCTTGTTGAGCTTGTTCTTGTACTTTTGCACGAAGTACTCTCATCGCTTTTTCTTTATTTTTAAGCTGAGATTTTTCATCTTGACATTGTACTACGATACCTGTTGGAATATGAGTAATACGTACGGCTGTTTCTGTTCTGTTTACATACTGACCGCCAGCACCACTAGCACAGTAAGTATCAATACGCAATTCATTTGCTTTAATATCTACTTCTACATCTTCAACTTCTGGTAAAACTGCTACTGTAACGGCTGAAGTATGCACACGTCCAGAAGATTCAGTCTGTGGTACACGCTGTACACGATGAGTACCACTTTCATATTTTAATTTACTGTAAGCACCATAACCATTGATACAGAAAGATACTTCTTTAAATCCGCCAAGTTCTGTAGGATTTGCATCAAGCATTTCAACTTTCCAGCCCTGCATTTCTGCATAACGAGAATACATTCTGAATAAATCACCAGCAAAAAGAGCAGCCTCTTCGCCACCTACACCACCACGAATTTCCATGATAACGTTTTTACTATCATTTGGATCTTTTGGCAATAATAAAATAGGAAACTCGCCTTCTAATACTTCTTTACGTGCAGATAATTCTTTTACTTCATCTTCAAGCATATGTCTCATATCATCATCTATATCTTCATCAAACATAGCTTTATCTTCATCTATTGTTTTGCATATTTTTTTGTATTCACGGAATTTATCCACAAGTTCAGTAAGTGCAGCATGTTCTTGATTATATTTTTGCCATTTTGGCATATCTGCAATAATATCTGGGTCACTAATCAAAGATTCCAATTCTAAATACTTATCTTCAACTGCTTGTAACTTATCTAACAATGCCTTTCCACCTCATTAATTTTATTCAACTAAAAGATTAGCGGTAGGCTAATAAAAACCTTCCGCTAATTTTAATTTACACATTTATTTATTTCTATAATAAAATACTATATCAAATACTAGCATTTACTTTCAAATCATTTAAATCTTGTTTATCTATAGTATCATCATTTTTAGTTTCTACTTTTGCTGTTTCTTCTACTTCAATAGCAGCCTTTAGAGATTTTACAGCAACTTCTATCATTGAATCGTCAGGTTCTCTAGTT
Coding sequences:
- the prfA gene encoding peptide chain release factor 1 → MLDKLQAVEDKYLELESLISDPDIIADMPKWQKYNQEHAALTELVDKFREYKKICKTIDEDKAMFDEDIDDDMRHMLEDEVKELSARKEVLEGEFPILLLPKDPNDSKNVIMEIRGGVGGEEAALFAGDLFRMYSRYAEMQGWKVEMLDANPTELGGFKEVSFCINGYGAYSKLKYESGTHRVQRVPQTESSGRVHTSAVTVAVLPEVEDVEVDIKANELRIDTYCASGAGGQYVNRTETAVRITHIPTGIVVQCQDEKSQLKNKEKAMRVLRAKVQEQAQQAQNNEIAADRKSQVGSGDRSERIRTYNFPQGRVTDHRIGLTLHKLDFVLNGEIDEIINALITADQTERLKQVK